Proteins from a single region of Bacillota bacterium:
- a CDS encoding ABC transporter permease, translating to MELARAQAPGKQARRSFKMIREVNVLIALIVLSTIIAVLNPRFLSPYNIQILIRQIALFAVIAVGETFVIITGGIDLSPGSMTALSGIICTLAMANGWSVTLAIIATLAMSALVGLGHGLAVTRLGIPPFIITLGTYSIARGAAAVITKGWPIVNIPASFLFLGQGIILGIPVPVIIAVIVAVFATYILRFSVIGRHIYAIGGNIEAARLSGIDVNRRITFCFITSAVLAGVTGIVVASRLGQGQPAVGTEYELIAIASSVIGGTSLQGGSGTVLGALIGASILSVLNNGLVLLEVSAYWHQIAVGCVVVIAVLSDVLQRRAGVRRALIAKLITTRNPGGGVSAGLK from the coding sequence ATGGAACTGGCCCGTGCCCAGGCGCCCGGGAAACAGGCGAGACGCTCATTTAAAATGATAAGGGAGGTAAACGTCCTAATCGCCCTTATCGTTCTGAGCACTATAATAGCCGTCTTAAACCCCAGATTCCTGTCACCCTACAATATCCAGATCCTCATCAGGCAGATCGCTCTTTTCGCAGTGATAGCCGTCGGTGAAACGTTCGTCATCATCACGGGGGGCATCGACCTCTCGCCGGGCTCGATGACGGCCCTTTCCGGGATAATCTGCACGCTTGCGATGGCTAACGGGTGGTCCGTAACCCTTGCCATCATAGCTACACTCGCGATGTCCGCTCTGGTCGGATTGGGTCACGGGCTCGCAGTGACTCGCCTCGGAATCCCTCCATTCATAATCACACTCGGCACTTACAGCATAGCACGAGGCGCGGCCGCCGTCATCACGAAAGGTTGGCCTATAGTCAATATACCGGCATCATTTCTCTTCCTGGGCCAGGGCATCATACTCGGCATCCCCGTTCCCGTCATAATAGCTGTGATCGTGGCCGTCTTTGCCACGTATATCCTCCGCTTCAGCGTTATCGGCAGGCATATTTACGCAATTGGCGGGAATATCGAGGCTGCACGACTATCAGGAATAGATGTGAATCGAAGGATCACGTTTTGTTTCATAACAAGCGCGGTCCTGGCTGGCGTCACAGGCATCGTGGTGGCGTCACGCCTTGGCCAGGGCCAACCGGCTGTAGGCACTGAATATGAGCTGATCGCCATAGCTTCCTCCGTCATCGGAGGGACGAGCCTGCAGGGGGGATCCGGCACGGTCCTCGGCGCCTTGATAGGCGCCAGCATTCTAAGTGTTTTAAATAACGGCCTCGTCTTGCTCGAGGTTTCAGCGTACTGGCATCAGATCGCCGTAGGCTGCGTGGTTGTCATAGCCGTGCTATCTGATGTCCTGCAACGAAGGGCGGGGGTGCGAAGGGCCCTAATCGCTAAACTCATAACAACGAGAAATCCGGGAGGAGGTGTGAGCGCTGGGTTAAAGTAG
- a CDS encoding sigma-54-dependent Fis family transcriptional regulator, which yields MYEGAVLIVDDDEGMRKSLAVTLRHDGYKVYCAENGMAALEKVKDEEVQIVILDLKMPGPDGLETLKRIKAFRNNIPVIMITGFGSIETAVEAMKLGAFDYVTKPFETTQIKAIVKNALKLQALAKENEYLKGALQERFQFGSIIGKSPKMQEIYDLIDKVAPTDATVVLLGESGTGKELVAKCIHYNSPRRNGPFIKLNCAALPEGVLDSELFGHEKGAFTGATVQRLGRFELAHGGTIFLDEIGDISPATQVRLLRVLQEREFERVGGTQTIKTDARIIVATNKDLEKEMLAGRFREDLYYRLNVIRIFMPPLRDRMEDIPLLVDYFLKEFCALHQKHVTQVAPDAMKALMSYRWPGNIRELRNVIERGVVLATGDLVTVDLLPEEITTSCPNGRRHRFEHGKSLKDVVDDVVEEVEREVILDALSKCDWRQAKVAGLLGISEKTLYNKMQKYHIRQERNEIRCHGPS from the coding sequence ATGTATGAAGGCGCTGTGCTCATCGTGGATGACGACGAAGGGATGAGAAAAAGCCTCGCCGTTACATTAAGGCATGACGGATACAAGGTTTACTGCGCCGAGAATGGGATGGCCGCCCTGGAAAAGGTCAAGGATGAGGAAGTTCAAATTGTGATACTCGATCTCAAAATGCCCGGCCCGGATGGCCTGGAAACCCTGAAAAGGATCAAGGCCTTTCGCAACAATATCCCTGTTATCATGATAACGGGATTCGGTAGCATCGAAACCGCAGTAGAGGCCATGAAGCTCGGCGCCTTCGACTATGTCACCAAACCTTTCGAGACGACACAAATAAAGGCCATCGTCAAAAATGCCCTCAAGCTTCAAGCCCTTGCTAAGGAAAATGAATACCTGAAGGGCGCCCTCCAGGAAAGGTTTCAGTTCGGCAGCATCATCGGCAAGAGCCCCAAAATGCAGGAAATCTACGATCTAATCGACAAGGTCGCACCGACGGACGCGACCGTGGTGTTGCTTGGCGAAAGCGGTACAGGTAAAGAACTTGTAGCAAAGTGCATCCATTACAACAGCCCGAGAAGGAACGGGCCGTTCATCAAATTGAACTGCGCCGCCCTTCCCGAGGGCGTCCTGGATAGCGAGCTCTTCGGCCACGAAAAGGGCGCCTTTACAGGGGCTACAGTTCAAAGGCTGGGGCGTTTCGAGCTTGCTCACGGGGGAACGATTTTTCTTGATGAAATAGGAGATATCAGCCCCGCCACGCAGGTCAGGCTCCTCCGCGTGCTCCAGGAGCGCGAATTTGAACGCGTCGGCGGCACCCAGACCATCAAGACTGATGCCCGGATAATAGTTGCTACAAATAAAGATTTGGAAAAGGAGATGCTGGCGGGGAGATTCCGTGAGGATCTCTATTACCGCCTCAACGTGATCCGCATATTCATGCCTCCTCTCCGGGACCGCATGGAGGATATTCCCCTCCTCGTGGATTATTTTCTGAAGGAATTTTGCGCGCTTCACCAGAAGCATGTTACCCAGGTCGCGCCCGATGCCATGAAAGCCCTTATGTCATACCGGTGGCCCGGAAACATAAGGGAGCTGAGAAACGTTATAGAGAGGGGCGTCGTCCTTGCCACAGGCGATTTAGTTACAGTCGATCTTTTGCCGGAAGAGATAACCACCAGCTGCCCGAATGGCCGCAGGCATCGTTTTGAGCATGGAAAAAGCCTCAAGGACGTGGTTGATGATGTGGTGGAGGAGGTCGAGCGGGAGGTCATCCTGGATGCCCTGTCTAAATGCGACTGGAGACAGGCGAAGGTCGCCGGACTCCTGGGGATAAGCGAAAAGACGCTTTACAATAAGATGCAAAAATATCATATAAGGCAGGAGAGGAATGAAATTCGATGCCATGGCCCGTCTTAA
- the ilvC gene encoding ketol-acid reductoisomerase, translating into MATIYYDRDADLGILKGKKIAIIGYGSQGHAQAQNLRDSGLDVIVSNRRESPNGQQAIKDGFNPVPASEAAAVADIIQMLVPDEKQAQIYAEEIAPHMTEGKVLMFSHGFNIHYNQVVPPKNIDVVMVAPKSPGHLVRRMYQEGFGVPSLIAVYQDFTGMAKQIALAYARGIGSTRAGVIETTFKEETETDLFGEQAVLCGGVTELVRAGFDTLVEAGYQPEIAYFECLHELKLIVDLMYEGGISWMRYSISDTAEYGDMVCGKKIITQETRAAMRKLLEDIQNGEFAKNWILENRAGRPVYNAIKRREAEHPIEVVGKKLRAMMPWLSKGKR; encoded by the coding sequence ATGGCAACGATCTACTATGACAGGGATGCAGATCTCGGGATCCTGAAGGGAAAGAAGATAGCTATCATAGGCTACGGCAGCCAGGGGCATGCTCAGGCTCAGAACCTGCGCGACAGCGGTCTTGACGTGATCGTCAGCAACAGGAGGGAGAGCCCCAACGGGCAGCAGGCCATCAAGGACGGGTTCAACCCGGTCCCGGCTTCCGAGGCGGCGGCTGTGGCCGATATCATCCAGATGCTTGTCCCCGATGAGAAGCAGGCCCAGATCTATGCCGAGGAGATCGCGCCCCATATGACAGAGGGGAAGGTCCTGATGTTCTCGCATGGCTTCAACATTCACTACAACCAGGTCGTCCCGCCGAAGAATATCGACGTTGTGATGGTGGCGCCCAAGAGCCCGGGGCACCTGGTCCGGAGGATGTACCAGGAAGGCTTTGGAGTCCCCTCGCTGATCGCCGTCTACCAGGATTTCACGGGGATGGCGAAGCAGATTGCCCTTGCCTATGCCAGGGGCATCGGCTCGACGAGAGCGGGGGTTATTGAGACGACTTTTAAAGAGGAGACAGAGACAGACCTCTTCGGCGAGCAGGCCGTCCTCTGCGGCGGGGTGACGGAGCTTGTGAGGGCGGGGTTCGATACCCTCGTTGAGGCGGGCTACCAGCCGGAGATCGCATATTTTGAGTGCCTGCACGAGCTCAAGCTGATAGTCGACCTGATGTACGAGGGCGGCATAAGCTGGATGCGGTATTCCATCAGCGATACTGCGGAATACGGGGATATGGTCTGTGGTAAGAAGATAATCACCCAGGAGACCCGGGCCGCGATGAGGAAGCTGCTCGAGGATATCCAGAATGGGGAGTTCGCGAAGAACTGGATCCTCGAGAACCGCGCCGGCCGGCCCGTCTACAACGCTATCAAGAGGCGGGAGGCGGAGCATCCCATAGAGGTTGTTGGAAAGAAGCTCCGCGCGATGATGCCCTGGCTCTCAAAGGGCAAGAGGTAG
- a CDS encoding PAS domain-containing protein — protein MPWPVLKLRPVLKLKYQLVLVMTILVLTPMLSSALVVSNLVRNQNEKNARQRISDVANKLAYSLTTLETEYLAKVKAFATTEEVVYSTYVLFQYGDVFSDRTKLNIVQPLRNSLLFYKASLEADTIDLIDAKGRMLASVGPGDDIETLRDLEEKSSKDIFRIPSGLPLKAPFTMPREAGVRFQTQGTNLLLIAEAPITHKSRTVGAVIFRKSFDSNFATEMAKTTGTDLAFFTAGKYVMGTLPPFTIPAEILADARNKSGLITTQLCIDNNPYNLAVYPLQRGRPRSPMIVVGISNVDTIQNTRQTVRAIFLVAFLGIIISTIFTYIWAGNVTEPINMLVKSTKKVAAGKLDEQIETGRRDELGELATQFNMMTRSLKQNTDELSYLKELNQNIVESIAVGLLVIDSSARVLTTNAALERRFNLRKDSLIGKDVSSLFGPDEDARFKDILLEIARAPGHREINDVSRKIGDEVQIYNIEASPLRDRFGKISGKIILIDDVTERAQLVEQLIRSEKLASVGKLAAGLAHEINNPLGTIINYVQTLLLDEDDAEAREYLRSVETETRRISHIVRDLLNFARQSPPHYDAVDIHNVLDESLRLVEYQHLPETITIIRKYYDSPLTALGDANQLKQAFLNLAINAFQAMQHGGTLVVTTSLSEDEDHRKVCHIAFSDTGTGIPDEHLRYIFDPFFTTKEVGQGTGLGLFVTFGIVQAHGGTINVNTRVGHGTTFTIILPVIQ, from the coding sequence ATGCCATGGCCCGTCTTAAAGTTAAGGCCGGTCTTGAAGCTGAAATACCAGCTCGTCCTGGTTATGACCATTCTTGTCCTGACGCCAATGTTATCGTCGGCCCTGGTCGTAAGCAATCTCGTTAGAAACCAAAACGAAAAGAACGCCCGCCAGCGGATATCGGATGTCGCAAATAAGTTGGCTTACAGTCTAACAACCCTCGAAACTGAATATCTTGCAAAGGTCAAAGCCTTCGCTACTACGGAAGAAGTTGTCTACTCCACTTACGTACTGTTTCAATACGGGGATGTCTTCTCTGATCGAACAAAGTTGAATATAGTCCAGCCCCTCAGAAACTCCCTGCTTTTTTATAAGGCGAGCCTTGAGGCGGACACCATCGATCTCATAGACGCAAAAGGGCGAATGCTTGCCTCCGTCGGGCCCGGGGATGACATCGAAACCCTGAGGGATCTGGAGGAGAAGTCAAGCAAGGATATTTTCAGAATCCCGTCAGGGCTCCCGCTAAAGGCGCCGTTTACCATGCCTCGCGAGGCCGGGGTTCGCTTCCAGACTCAGGGCACCAATCTCCTGCTCATTGCTGAAGCGCCAATTACGCATAAATCTCGAACTGTTGGAGCTGTCATCTTTCGTAAAAGCTTTGACAGCAACTTCGCAACCGAAATGGCAAAAACCACGGGAACCGACCTTGCATTTTTCACGGCGGGTAAGTATGTGATGGGAACTTTGCCTCCTTTCACGATCCCGGCGGAGATCCTCGCTGACGCGCGGAATAAGTCAGGACTTATCACAACTCAGCTTTGTATCGACAATAACCCCTACAACCTCGCCGTCTATCCCTTGCAACGCGGCCGGCCACGGAGCCCCATGATAGTAGTGGGGATCTCAAACGTTGATACTATCCAAAACACGCGCCAGACCGTCCGGGCAATCTTTCTGGTGGCATTTCTCGGGATAATCATAAGCACCATATTCACATATATTTGGGCCGGAAACGTGACTGAGCCCATAAATATGCTTGTGAAGAGCACAAAGAAAGTGGCGGCTGGCAAGCTCGACGAACAAATCGAGACCGGCCGGCGGGATGAGCTGGGCGAATTGGCGACGCAGTTTAATATGATGACGCGCTCCCTGAAGCAAAATACGGATGAACTCTCGTATCTTAAGGAACTAAATCAAAACATAGTCGAAAGTATAGCCGTGGGGCTCCTGGTCATCGATAGCAGCGCGAGGGTGCTTACCACCAATGCCGCGCTCGAACGCCGCTTTAACCTCAGGAAGGACTCCCTGATCGGTAAGGATGTCTCATCGCTGTTCGGGCCGGATGAGGACGCGAGATTTAAAGATATCCTGCTGGAAATCGCCCGGGCACCCGGGCACAGGGAGATCAATGACGTATCCAGAAAGATCGGCGATGAGGTTCAAATATATAACATCGAAGCCTCCCCGCTGCGCGACAGGTTTGGCAAAATATCAGGGAAGATAATCCTTATCGATGACGTTACCGAACGGGCCCAACTGGTCGAGCAGCTCATACGATCGGAGAAGCTAGCCTCGGTCGGCAAGCTTGCGGCGGGCCTCGCACATGAGATCAATAACCCGCTGGGCACGATAATAAACTACGTCCAGACGCTCCTCCTGGACGAGGACGATGCGGAAGCGCGCGAGTATCTTAGGAGCGTTGAAACTGAAACGAGACGCATATCCCACATTGTGAGAGATCTGCTGAATTTTGCAAGGCAGTCACCGCCGCACTATGACGCCGTCGATATTCACAATGTGCTCGATGAGTCGCTGAGGCTCGTCGAATATCAACATTTGCCGGAGACGATTACCATCATTCGCAAATATTACGATTCACCCCTTACCGCACTTGGCGACGCGAATCAATTGAAACAGGCGTTCCTCAACCTTGCCATTAATGCATTTCAAGCGATGCAACACGGGGGGACTCTCGTCGTCACAACAAGCCTGAGTGAAGACGAGGATCATCGCAAGGTTTGCCACATTGCGTTTAGTGATACCGGCACGGGCATCCCCGACGAGCATCTCAGGTATATTTTCGACCCGTTTTTCACTACAAAAGAGGTTGGCCAGGGGACAGGCCTCGGCCTCTTTGTAACCTTCGGCATCGTCCAGGCGCATGGCGGCACCATAAACGTGAATACACGCGTCGGTCACGGGACAACCTTCACTATAATCTTACCAGTAATCCAGTAA
- the ilvN gene encoding acetolactate synthase small subunit produces MRHTLAVLVMNHPGVLARVSGLFARRGFNIESIAVSTTQNKEVSRMTIVVEADEDTLEQITKQLNKLIDVIKVQELKAEESVDRELALVKISAAGADRAQVLQIVDIFRASIVDVSRKAVVAEVTGSEDKINAFIELVRPCGIKELVRTGRIAMVRGEQQTAAVDEARRRQRDQCDLPDLEKIRAMKARVGNDRQV; encoded by the coding sequence ATGCGCCATACGCTTGCAGTGCTGGTCATGAACCATCCCGGTGTCCTCGCGCGTGTTTCAGGGCTTTTCGCCAGGCGCGGGTTCAATATTGAGAGCATTGCGGTGAGCACGACTCAAAATAAGGAAGTCTCGAGGATGACCATTGTAGTTGAGGCGGACGAGGATACCCTGGAGCAGATAACAAAGCAGCTCAACAAGCTTATCGACGTCATAAAGGTCCAGGAGCTCAAGGCCGAGGAGTCTGTTGACCGGGAGCTTGCCCTTGTGAAGATAAGCGCAGCGGGTGCTGACAGGGCCCAGGTCCTCCAGATCGTGGATATATTCCGTGCCAGCATCGTAGATGTGAGCCGCAAGGCGGTGGTTGCGGAGGTGACAGGCAGCGAGGACAAGATCAACGCCTTTATTGAGCTTGTCCGCCCATGCGGGATAAAGGAGCTTGTCAGGACGGGCCGCATAGCCATGGTCAGGGGGGAACAGCAGACCGCGGCCGTAGACGAGGCCAGGAGGAGGCAACGTGATCAATGCGACTTGCCGGACCTGGAGAAGATTCGCGCGATGAAGGCCAGGGTTGGGAATGATAGGCAGGTTTAG
- a CDS encoding sugar-binding protein: MKRLIAICLFLMLLVALGVPTMAAEQIKLAVLGKSVHPYWSEVELGVKAAAKAYGIDATFFVPPREDIARQVTAMEGFIAQGVKGISFAASDPDALKAVAKKALQEGIPLVTLDTDSPDSGRYIYIGTDNYSAGKEAGEQMVKILNGNGKVAILTGSLTARNSLERIQGFKDAVAKHPGIKIVTIQSDNEDAQKALALAESVLQTYPDLNAIFGVYAYNGPSAASAIKTAGKAGKVHVVCFDTTPDIIKWIKEGVIDATIGQRPYMMGYLSVAVLYNMHKIGVKNTLQMLPKTNIDTGVDVVTRANLEEYKKLLKDLGIPVKW, encoded by the coding sequence ATGAAAAGACTGATTGCTATCTGCTTATTCCTGATGCTTTTGGTTGCCCTCGGAGTGCCCACCATGGCTGCAGAGCAGATAAAGCTCGCAGTTTTAGGTAAGTCCGTCCACCCCTACTGGAGCGAGGTCGAGCTCGGTGTCAAGGCTGCCGCCAAGGCATACGGCATCGACGCCACGTTCTTTGTGCCGCCGCGCGAAGATATAGCTCGACAGGTAACGGCCATGGAGGGGTTTATAGCTCAGGGCGTCAAGGGAATATCATTTGCGGCTTCCGACCCTGACGCCTTGAAGGCCGTAGCAAAGAAGGCGCTCCAGGAGGGCATACCCCTGGTTACCCTTGATACGGACTCTCCGGATAGTGGACGCTATATCTATATAGGAACCGATAACTATTCGGCCGGCAAGGAAGCCGGGGAGCAAATGGTAAAGATCCTCAACGGGAACGGCAAAGTAGCTATCCTCACCGGCTCCCTTACCGCGCGAAACTCTCTCGAACGCATTCAAGGTTTCAAGGATGCCGTTGCGAAGCATCCGGGGATCAAGATCGTCACGATTCAATCCGATAATGAGGACGCCCAGAAAGCTCTGGCCCTCGCGGAATCAGTCCTCCAAACCTACCCTGATTTAAACGCGATCTTCGGTGTGTATGCCTACAACGGCCCCTCGGCTGCGAGCGCTATAAAAACCGCGGGAAAGGCCGGCAAGGTGCATGTGGTTTGTTTTGATACCACCCCTGATATTATAAAATGGATCAAGGAAGGGGTAATCGACGCAACCATCGGGCAGAGGCCATACATGATGGGGTACCTGAGCGTCGCGGTTCTCTACAATATGCACAAAATCGGCGTTAAGAATACGCTCCAGATGCTTCCGAAGACGAACATCGATACCGGCGTGGATGTCGTTACCAGGGCAAACCTCGAGGAATATAAGAAGCTTCTAAAAGACCTGGGGATCCCCGTTAAATGGTAA
- a CDS encoding 2-isopropylmalate synthase, whose product MPRVIQVFDTTLRDGEQSPGVSLNVKEKLEIARQLSRLNVDVIEAGFPIASPGDFEAVTAVAKEVTGPVIAALARAVKGDIDRAWEALRHARRPRIHTFIATSDIHMKYKLRKEPAQVLEMVAAAVQHAKSYVPDVEFSAEDATRSNREFLRVVFETAIDAGATVLNVPDTVGYTTPREFAELIRYLEENVRGIEGVTLSVHCHNDLGLAVANSLAAVECGVGQVECTINGIGERAGNAALEEIVMALATRRDYYDAITAVVTEQIYRSSRMVSTLTGMAVQTNKAIVGDNAFAHEAGIHQDGVLKERTTYEIMTPESIGLAKSRLVLGKHSGRHAFKERLKELGYALPDDEVNRAFDEFIALADKKKDVSDKDIEAIVEGRHGKAAERFSLEYLNVVSGNKTVPTATVRLYKDGELVEEAACGDGPVDATYKAIDRITGERTDLEEYSIRAVTGGKDALGEVTVRIRDNGNTFTGRGVSTDIIEASALAYINAINKMLFSRDLASSKS is encoded by the coding sequence ATGCCTCGCGTCATTCAGGTGTTTGATACGACCCTGAGGGATGGCGAGCAGTCGCCGGGCGTGAGCCTGAATGTAAAGGAGAAACTGGAGATAGCCCGGCAGCTTTCACGCCTGAACGTGGACGTAATCGAAGCTGGCTTTCCGATAGCCTCACCTGGTGATTTCGAGGCCGTTACGGCGGTTGCAAAGGAGGTCACCGGCCCGGTCATAGCGGCCCTTGCAAGGGCTGTGAAGGGAGATATAGACCGGGCCTGGGAGGCCCTGCGGCATGCCAGGCGGCCGAGGATTCACACCTTCATAGCCACGTCCGATATCCACATGAAATATAAATTGAGGAAAGAGCCCGCTCAGGTTCTCGAGATGGTGGCGGCGGCCGTGCAGCATGCGAAGTCCTACGTCCCGGACGTCGAGTTTTCGGCTGAAGATGCCACGCGGAGCAACCGAGAGTTTCTCCGGGTTGTGTTCGAGACGGCCATCGATGCCGGCGCTACCGTTTTGAATGTGCCTGATACTGTGGGCTACACGACGCCCAGGGAATTTGCAGAGCTGATTCGCTACCTCGAGGAGAATGTGCGCGGCATCGAGGGCGTGACCCTGAGCGTGCATTGCCACAACGACCTGGGCCTCGCCGTTGCGAATTCGCTTGCCGCCGTAGAGTGCGGCGTGGGGCAGGTGGAGTGCACCATCAATGGGATCGGGGAGCGGGCCGGCAATGCGGCGCTCGAGGAGATAGTCATGGCGCTCGCGACCAGGCGGGATTATTACGACGCGATCACTGCGGTCGTGACGGAGCAGATCTACCGGAGCAGCCGGATGGTCAGCACGCTCACGGGGATGGCCGTGCAGACCAACAAGGCCATAGTCGGCGACAACGCCTTCGCGCATGAGGCGGGGATACACCAGGATGGTGTCCTCAAGGAGCGGACCACTTACGAGATAATGACCCCGGAGTCGATCGGTCTTGCAAAGAGCAGGCTCGTCCTGGGGAAACACTCCGGGAGGCACGCCTTCAAGGAGAGGCTAAAAGAGCTCGGCTACGCGCTGCCTGATGACGAGGTCAACAGGGCTTTTGATGAATTTATCGCCCTCGCTGATAAGAAGAAGGACGTCTCCGACAAGGATATCGAGGCCATAGTCGAGGGCCGGCACGGGAAGGCGGCCGAGAGATTCTCCCTGGAGTACCTGAATGTCGTTAGCGGCAACAAAACGGTCCCCACGGCGACGGTCCGGCTCTACAAGGATGGTGAGCTGGTCGAGGAGGCTGCCTGCGGGGATGGCCCGGTCGATGCGACCTACAAGGCTATAGACAGGATAACCGGCGAGCGCACCGATCTCGAGGAGTACTCGATTCGCGCGGTGACGGGCGGCAAGGACGCCCTGGGCGAGGTCACGGTGAGGATCCGCGATAACGGGAATACCTTCACCGGCCGCGGCGTGAGCACGGACATCATCGAGGCCAGCGCCCTGGCTTATATAAACGCCATAAATAAGATGCTTTTTAGCAGGGATCTGGCCAGCTCAAAATCTTAA
- the ilvB gene encoding biosynthetic-type acetolactate synthase large subunit encodes MKASGAEILIQALIQEGVDTIFGYPGGAVLPIYDVLYDSKIRHILTRHEQGAAHAADGYARATGKPGVCMATSGPGATNLVTGIATAYMDSVPVVAVTGQVATSLLGRDSFQEADITGVTIPITKHNYLIKDVKDIPRIVKEAFYIATTGRPGPVLIDMPKDVMTMQSEPRYLASIDLPGYKPTYKGHVKQIREAAAAINEASRPVIYAGGGVLGSCASDELRTLAEKASIPVVTTLMGLGAFPSNHPLFLGLLGMHGTAYANLAVTECDLLIALGARFSDRTTGRIEDFAPKAKIIHVDIDPAEIGKNVKVDIPVVGDVRHVLTEIIPLVNPATGREWNDIVDGLKRRMPLSYEKDGSLKPQYVVEQISEATGGEAIIATEVGQNQMWAAQYCKFTRPRSFISSGGLGTMGYGFPAAIGAQAGCPDRLVFDIAGDGSIQMNIQELATAVTYNLPVKIAILNNGYLGMVRQWQEVFYDRRYSHTSIGGIPDFVKLAEAYGAVGMRITDPADVRPAIEEAIRTPNVVVMDFRVAPEENVLPMVPPNAPISKMIGGEA; translated from the coding sequence GTGAAGGCGAGCGGTGCGGAAATCTTGATTCAAGCCCTGATACAGGAGGGCGTTGATACTATATTCGGATACCCCGGCGGGGCTGTGCTGCCGATCTACGATGTCCTTTATGACTCAAAGATAAGGCACATCCTGACCAGGCACGAGCAGGGCGCCGCCCACGCCGCAGACGGGTACGCGAGGGCTACTGGCAAGCCCGGGGTTTGCATGGCCACCTCCGGTCCCGGTGCGACCAACCTCGTTACGGGCATTGCCACGGCATACATGGATTCCGTGCCGGTGGTCGCCGTAACGGGGCAGGTCGCCACGTCGCTGCTCGGCAGGGATTCCTTTCAGGAAGCCGACATTACGGGCGTGACGATCCCGATTACGAAACACAACTACCTGATCAAGGATGTCAAGGATATACCGCGTATTGTCAAAGAGGCATTTTACATTGCCACCACGGGCAGGCCCGGGCCAGTGCTCATCGATATGCCCAAAGACGTCATGACGATGCAGTCCGAGCCCAGGTACCTGGCCAGCATCGACCTGCCCGGCTATAAACCAACCTACAAAGGGCATGTGAAGCAAATTCGCGAGGCGGCCGCGGCGATCAACGAGGCGAGCAGGCCCGTGATCTACGCTGGCGGCGGCGTGCTGGGGTCGTGTGCTTCAGATGAATTGAGGACGCTGGCTGAGAAGGCGAGCATACCGGTGGTTACCACCTTGATGGGGCTCGGCGCCTTCCCCAGCAATCACCCGTTGTTTCTTGGGCTTCTTGGGATGCATGGGACGGCGTATGCGAATCTGGCTGTGACAGAGTGTGATCTCCTCATCGCCCTGGGGGCCAGATTCTCGGACCGCACCACCGGGAGGATTGAGGATTTTGCTCCAAAGGCAAAGATCATTCACGTAGACATCGATCCCGCGGAGATAGGGAAAAACGTCAAGGTTGATATCCCCGTAGTTGGTGATGTGAGGCACGTATTGACCGAGATTATTCCATTAGTGAATCCAGCAACAGGGCGAGAGTGGAATGATATAGTCGACGGTCTCAAGAGGAGAATGCCCCTCTCCTATGAGAAGGATGGCAGTCTCAAACCCCAGTACGTTGTCGAGCAGATCAGCGAAGCGACCGGCGGCGAGGCCATCATCGCCACAGAGGTGGGCCAAAATCAGATGTGGGCCGCCCAATACTGCAAGTTCACCAGGCCGCGGAGCTTTATCTCATCGGGCGGGCTCGGCACGATGGGTTATGGCTTTCCCGCCGCCATAGGTGCGCAGGCCGGTTGCCCTGACAGGCTTGTCTTTGACATCGCTGGAGATGGGTCCATCCAGATGAATATCCAGGAACTAGCGACGGCTGTCACATACAATCTGCCCGTCAAGATAGCGATTCTCAACAACGGATATCTTGGGATGGTCCGGCAGTGGCAGGAGGTGTTCTACGACAGGCGCTATTCCCACACCTCCATCGGCGGGATACCAGATTTCGTTAAGCTTGCCGAGGCTTACGGCGCCGTCGGGATGCGAATAACGGATCCCGCCGATGTGCGGCCCGCGATTGAGGAGGCTATCCGGACTCCCAATGTCGTGGTGATGGATTTCAGGGTCGCTCCCGAGGAGAATGTATTGCCCATGGTTCCGCCGAATGCGCCGATCAGCAAGATGATTGGGGGTGAAGCGTGA